Within Fusarium fujikuroi IMI 58289 draft genome, chromosome FFUJ_chr08, the genomic segment AATGGCGCCCCCACAGATTACATGGAATCGTCGTTGGAATGAAGTCGtagacatgatgatgtttcttTATGGACCAATACCGTGATTACTCTATATCACGATATTCCCCTAGCTCACAGTCGGATGATCATCTCTGAACCCATACCCTATTACGGCTGTCTCACCTCTGGTATACCCCATAACGGCATTTCCTTCTCAGAACTCCGACACATCGCGCTTCGGTGTTAGCCCGGACTTTCAGTTGTCCGCCAAAGTGGGGCCTTTGAACCAATGATCGCTCCCCTCTTTGTCAAGCAGTCAAGGACCTTCCATCCTCGACAGCAGATATCCCAGCCAGATCGGCTTAAAAGTCGGATCGGAAGCTGTTTGCGACCGATTTGTAGCGTAATTGTAGGCAGGATCTACATCTATATAAGATCAAAGTGTTGTAGTTTATGTATCTAcaccaaacaccaagaacttcAGCCTGCAAGCATGGACCCTAATCTCGAGGGCGGTTATCTGAGCTTAGAAGCGATTGGCCATGTTATACTAATTCCCTGTGTCCTATTCTTCCTCTATTATGTGGGTAGAGCCTTATCTCTTGATCCTATGGCTCTAACAATCTGTAGGCAACTTTTACCATTTTCCTCAACCCACTTTCCTGTCTACCAGGTGAGCTATCCGTGTCTTTATTCACCCGGCAACGCTAACACAGTCACGCAGGTCCATGGACATCCTGCTGGACAGATGTGATTCTGAAGTATCACTGGCTAAAAGGCACACGAGCACAATACGTCCACCACCTTCATCAGCGATACGGTTCGTTTGAATATCCCCAGATAGCAAACCGCTAACTGGCCTCAGGCCCCGTGGTGCGGGTAGGACCTCACGAGGTTGATATTTCCGAAATCACAGCAGTCAAAGAGATCCATCGCGTCAAAGATGGCTACAGAAAAGCGCCCTTCTACCAGAATCTTGTTcccaacaccaaaaacctCTTCAATACTCTTGATGTAGAGTTCcaccgtcatcatcgtcgtctaCTGTCCTCGCCCCTCTCTGAATCATCGCTTAAGTCTGTGGAGCCAACTGTCGACGCCTATGTCAAGATGGCAATTGGCAGCATGAAGCGTGAAATGGATGAACGCGGAGCAGCGGATGTAGCCAAGTTTTGGTTATTTATGGCCACCGATATTATTGTGGACCTGAGCTTTGGGGAGTCTTTCGGTATACTGAAACAGGGCAAAGTAGGTGGGAACCTTACTTGTCTTTCGTCTTTACTAACTCATATGACCAGAAGAACCAGTACatcgaagatcttgaaggtctAGCGGCCAAAGGTTCCATTCGATCGACGTTCCCAACTCTCCTATCATTCGCGACAAAACTCCCGCTACCTGTCTTCAAGGAAACTGCAGCTGCGGCACAACGCATCAGAGACTACTCGGCCGAGGCTGTCGCACGCTATAAAACAAATTTCGCAAACAATCCTGCGGCAGCCAAGCCTACATTGTTCAGGAAGCTGTTTGAAGCTGGTGAAGCTGGCCtttcagatgatgagattcgTGCTGAGGCGCAGGCGTATATCGTTGCTG encodes:
- a CDS encoding related to benzoate 4-monooxygenase cytochrome P450, whose product is MDPNLEGGYLSLEAIGHVILIPCVLFFLYYATFTIFLNPLSCLPGPWTSCWTDVILKYHWLKGTRAQYVHHLHQRYGPVVRVGPHEVDISEITAVKEIHRVKDGYRKAPFYQNLVPNTKNLFNTLDVEFHRHHRRLLSSPLSESSLKSVEPTVDAYVKMAIGSMKREMDERGAADVAKFWLFMATDIIVDLSFGESFGILKQGKKNQYIEDLEGLAAKGSIRSTFPTLLSFATKLPLPVFKETAAAAQRIRDYSAEAVARYKTNFANNPAAAKPTLFRKLFEAGEAGLSDDEIRAEAQAYIVAGSDTTATTLTYLIYSVCSHADVRQKLVEELMELPDDFGHSDLRDLSYLSNVIDETLRLYAAVPSALPRVVPAGGAYLAGYFIPGETVVSTQAWTLHRDLHVFPDPEVWDPSRWEKGSKMMHDAAMPFGGGSRVCIGKHLARMELRLASARFFRAFPNAKVSCIEGMSEEDMELRAYFLLTPKRGRCLIQLE